Part of the Candidatus Chlorohelix allophototropha genome, CTCTTTCCCCAAGAATTGGACGATTTAGATACTAAATGTTCCTGCCCGGATTGGTCTAATCCCTGCAAACATCTGGCAGCCGTATATTATCTGTTGGCAGAGCAATTCGATGAAGACCCCTTCCTCATCTTCAAACTGAGGGGGCGAGAGAAAGAGGAAATAATCCAGGCGCTTAGAGAGAAACGGGCGGTAGTAGCAGAGGTAGGTAACCCCGAACTTGGGTCAGAAACGGGCATCTCCGAGACTGAAGCCATAGCAGAAAGCTTGCCACTTGAAGACAGATTGCCTACATTTTGGCTGATGGGGGAGAGTCTGTCCGAATTTCGGCTCTCGATTGAAGCGCCACCGATAAACGCAGCTTTGTTAAAACGCTTGGGAACACCTAGCTTTGCCGAGAAAACCCCGGATGTACTGACACTACTGGCTAAAGGTTACGCCCTTATAGCGGAGGCTGCCTTACACAAAGCCAACCGTTGAAACTGGCAGCTTTCTGCTGAGAAATATTAAGAAACAGGAAATGCCGAGAGGTGCGTCAAAACTGGAGTCAGATGAAACAGAACAGCACCATTGGATAGAACCCAAGTGGATTAGCGCTACTCCCGTAAAAGTCGTGGTTCGGGGTCAAATTCTACTTTAGCGTAGATGCGCTCTAGCGATACTTCGATTTGTAGACTTTCAAGAACTACTACTTCTCCCAAGCCCGTATAAACTCGTTGTACCCATTCATTTGGTCTCAGTTTGTGATAATAGGTCACATTTATGTTTATGATAATTTAAAAATGGTTCTGGCGCACTATGCGTGAATCGGTGGAAAGGGTAGCTAGCTATTATTGGTATAATTTAGGGGGGTAGTAATTGTGTTCTAATTCCTAGAAATAGCTAGCCTATGTTAGAAGAAATTGTTTTACCTACACGCTGGGAAATTCAGCTTGATGCCTGTAAAGAAGAAGGCAGTACCCTGCTTCTCGAAGCACATTTAACATACCAGACTACACAATGTCCGAGTTGTAGATTTACGGCGGAGCGGGTGCATAGCCGTTACAAAAGACAACCGACAGACTTGCCGTTAATCGGGCAACAAGTAAGCTTGAGTTTAACCATACGCCGTTTCTTTTGTGATAATTCTGGTTGCCCGCGTCGCACTTTTGCGGAACAAGTACCAATTCTGCTCGAAAGAAAAGCCAGGCGTACCATTCGCCAATATCATTTGCTCGAAAATCTGGCTTTTGCGCTGGGAGGTAGACCGGGTGTTCGGCAAGCTGCTAAAGAGGGTGTAAAAGTAAGCCGTGATACTCTATTACGCATTATTCGAAAAACGCCGATCCCTTTACAACCTACTCCTCGAATTCTAGGAGTGGACGATTGGAGTTACAAGAAAGGGGTCGAATACGGCACGATCTTGATCGATTTAGAGCAACATTGCCCGGTAGATTTACTAGCTGACCGAAAAGCCGACACATTAGCTAAATGGCTGGAGGAACATCCAGGGGTGGAGGTAATCAGTAGGGATCGTGCCAGTGCTTATGCTGATGGTGCCAGGCGAGGAGCACCAGAAGCGATTCAGGTGGCTGATAGATTTCACCTCTTGGTGCGCCGTATAGACGCTTGTTGGATACCTTTTAGAGAAAGGAGCGGTTGAGAGTAACAGACCGTTAGGACGGTGGCTTACTCGATGGGGAAAACCCAGACAGGACAGTAGCATGCCACAAAACCTCAGCAGACTGAAGACGTTTAGGTCTGGTTGAGGGTGTCCTGCTCGCTATGGTGAAGCTGAATTGCCGAACCTAATCTACCAACGGTGGTAAGGAACACTCAGCGTTAATAACGTTTATCGCGCTGTCACCGAAATATGCATCAGATTACGAGGGATGCAAAACACTCTCTTCGGTGAGTGATGGGTAATGAACCCATTCAAGGAGATGAAAGGGCACCTAAGGCGAGCTAGAACGTCTAACAAGTGGGATGCGGGATGACCTACGGGTCGCGAGACCTACGGTCACGGAACCCCCATAGTAGTCCGGGCTGAGGAAAACTCAGTACATGGCGAAGGGGCAGCCTTTGAAAGAAGGCCAGAGTTGACCCTTTGACAAAGGTCAGCAGGGTAGGTGTCGGCGAGTTGAGTATAGAAAGGGGCGCGTGATGCGTGAAGCCCGTAATATCCTCGAACTCATCCAAAAGCGCGGTACTCAAAACTTACCACTAGAAAGAGTGTATCGCCTTCTCTACAATCCTAATCTCTACCTAATGGCTTACGGTAAGATATATCGGAACAAAGGAGCCATGACGGCAGGAGCGGATAAAGAAACCGCTGATGGGATGAGCCTGACTAAAATTGAAGCTATCATCGAGAAATTACGTCAGGAGAAATACCATTGGAAACCAGCCAAACGAGTTTACATTCCACGCAAAGATGGCAAACAGAGACCGCTCGGTCTACAATCTTGGTCGGATAAACTGTTACAAGAAGTAATTCGCCTCATTCTTGAAGCTTACTATGAGCAAAGTTTCAGCAACTTCTCACATGGATTTCGACCAAAACGAGGTTGTCATACCGCTTTACAACAAATCTATCATAATTGGGTTGGCACAGTTTGGTTTATAGAAGGAGATATCTCAAAATGCTTCGAGAGTCTGTCTCATGAAAAGATTGAGGCCAGGCTCAGAGAGGATATTAAAGATGAGAGGTTTGTTCGGCTCATCAGCCAATTGCTAAAAGCAGGCTACCTGGAAAATTGGCGATGGAATGCCACCTATAGCGGAGCACCGCAGGGTTCAATTCTTAGCCCCCTTTTGTCGAACCTACTTTTAGACCAACTGGACAAATGGGTCGAAACTACACTTATTCCAGAATACACCAGGGGCGAACGAAGAAGACTTAATCCACAATACGAGAAGATCAAGCACAGTGCCTATTACCAAACTTCCAAAGGGCGAACGGAAATAGGACGCGAACTATGGAAACAGGTTCAAAAACTGCCTTCGCAAGACCCTGATGATCCAAACTACCGACGTTTAAGATACATTCGGTATTGCGACGACTTTCTATTAGGTTTTATTGGCTCTAAGGCGGAAGCAGAAGAGATTAAGCGAAAAATCGGAGAGTTTTTAAGCCAGAAATTGGAATTAAAATTATCCGAGGCTAAAACGTTGATCACGCATGCCAAAACCCAAAAAGCCAACTTTCTCAATTACGAGATACACACAATCCACGAAAACAGTCGGCGCGATACAACTGGTCGTCGTTGTGTCAATGGAAACATTGGCCTCAGAGTGCCAAAGGAGGTTGTGAAAAGTAAATGCCAGCGTTACAAACAACACAGCCGCAAAGTTTTACAAAGAACGGAACTAATTAACGATAGCGTTTTCACCATCATAAATCTGTATCGTTATGAGTTTCGAGGGTTAGTCGAATACTACCGACTAGCCTACAACCTCCACACGTTTACCCGATTAGATGGGGTAATGGAAACTTCCTTAACCAAAACAATAGCGGCAAAACTCAAATTGTCGGTACCTAAAATCTACCAGAAATACCAGACAGAATATGAGTTAGAAGGAAAACGTTACAAAGTCTTGGAAGAAACCATTGAAAGACCAGGGAAGAAACCGTTGGTAGCACGCTGGGGCGATATTTCACTGAAGTGGGATATTAAAGCCTCGATTGAAGACGAGAAGAAAGTTTTCAACTGGCCACCTCGAACGGAATTGGTCAAACGACTTTTAGCGGACAAATGTGAAAATTGTGGAGCCAGCGGAAAAGCTGAGCGAATACAAGTCCATCACATTAGAGCGTTAAAAGAGCTTGAGCGATACCCTGGGCGAGAGAAGCCAGGCTGGGTCAAAGTAATGGCGGCAAGAAAGCGCAAAACTTTAGTTTTATGTGAAAGTTGCCATCAAGATGTAACCTATGGACGACCATTTCGACGAGTACCGAAGTCCGCGACAGGCTAGACCGATGCTGGAAAGCGGTGTGCATTGAAAGATGCCCGCACCGTTTGGGAGAAGGCCGTTGGAAAAGTGCTTTTCTTTGGAAGAGTAACTCGCTGGCGGCCCATCTCACGTGAATCTGGGAGACCATCTCAAAACTATGTTTGAGCGTAAAAGTGCTTGTTTACTCCCCAGGCAAGTTAAGACGGAGCAACTGGAATGTAGCCGGGTAGAACAAGTTGAAAACCAAGAATTTGAGCCTGTAATTCTTTCAGAGAACGAACAAAGAAGGAAGGTAGGGCTAAAACTTGAGACTGCTTTAACCACCCTAGAAAATGAAGATAAGGAAATTTCTGCTGAAGAAACGCCACTAACCATACCAATTAGTCGCAAAGATTATTTATTTGAACATATTAAGGCACTATGTGAGGAGGGCTTAACCCAACGCAGAATTGCCAGGGAATTAAGAATTAGCAGGCAAACTGTAAAGAAATATTTGATAGCCGAACAAGTACCACGTTACACTCCCCGTGCCTCCGGGCCAAGTATATTGGATTTGTACAAACCTTATATTGCACTGAGATAGGCAGAAGGAGTTTACAAAGGGGTACAACTTTTCCTTGAGATTAAAGAGCGTGGTTACACCGGGTCGTGGGCACTTATGGCTCAATATCTGGCAAAATACCGATTGAATCATCCTCCGCCAAAACCACTGAAAACTGGTCGTGGAAGACCACCTGGAGCAAGTAGTGCAGAAGGTAAGGCGCTCCCTAAGCTAAAACCACAACCACTGCTAAGTGCCAGAAAAGCCAGTTTTGTAATGTTGAAGAATACAGAGGATTTAACCGAAAAGCAGCAGGAGTTGTTGATCCATCTACGAACCTTTGATAGTGAAATAGAGACAGCTTACCAACTCAGTCAGGAATTTGTGAAAATGCTGCGAGGGCGGCAAGGTCAGAATTTAGAAGAGTGGCTGAAAAAGGTGGAACAGCAGGTGGGGCTGGCACAATTACAGGAATTGGGAAGTTTTGCGAATGGGATAAGGCAAGACCAGGCAGCAGTGAAAGCTGGTCTAACCTTGGAGTTCAGCCAAGGTCAGGTAGAGGGTCAGGTTAATCGATTGAAAACGATTAAGAAAACAATGTTCGGTCGCGCTAGATTCACGTTGCTAAGGGCGAGGGTATTACGTCCTACTGCGGCTTAACTAATCTGGGTTATCGCCCATATTTTCACGCAAAGTGCGCCAGAACCCTTTTTCCCTTGACAAAAATAAATATCGAGCGGGGGCGGTTGGTGCACCTACTCAAGGAGAAAATCTCAGACCCTGTTCTGGTACAGTTGTTAAAACTCTGGCTCAACAACCCCCGGCAACTTAACCGAGAACCGGAAATGCCGTCCCAACCTGCCCCACACAAGCCGGGTCTTGCGCCAACCCCAACTTCAGAACTTACACCGTCACAACCGGAAGGGAATTTGGTTGATCGGTTGGCTGAATTCACCCGGTTGGCCTTAGAGGGGGGGCTGGACTGGGGCATTTCCGCCTTGAGCAGTGGACAGGCGGGTTCAAATTCCGGGTACTACCGCGCTTCGGCTGGTTTCGGGACGAAGAGGGAGACGAGTGGCGCACGCCCACGCGGCAACGCTCCGAAGGGCATACCGGGCAGGAAGCCTTGAAACGTCTGGGAATGGAAGGAGCTTTGACCGGATTGTGGTTGGCAAAAAGGTTCGTGCGGCATGGTGGGGCGCTGGGTAAGGTAGCCTGCGCTAGCGCAGCGCTGGGAACTGTTGGCTCGTTAGGGCTACTGGCGCATCGGATCTGGAAAAATCGGCAGAGCTACCGTAACGCCAAAGACTCTTTAAGCGCCACGCCACAGGAAGAGGGTCGGTTGAGTTTAGAACGCACCAGAGGTATTGCCCAAGGTTCCATCCTGCCACCACTCTATTCCAATATTTAATTGAAACACTAAGCTCGGCTTATATAATAGTTTTGAACAAAGAAAAGCTTAGACTACAGCAAAGTACTCAAAAGCTAATAGACTGATGGTAACGGGAGAACCGAGGTCTCGACTTACGGCTTCATAACTGGATAGCAGTGGAGAAGACCGACTTGCAAAGACTGTTCCCCGACCATTAGCGCTAGTAGCGGCAATTAGGCTTGTTACAGCGCAGTTATGCGACTGGCTATCCGCGATAAGCTTACGCACGCGCTGAATGGTTGGGTGTCCCGTAAGTTCAATAGTGTATTGTGTAGCAGCCCTTTTAGCTGGACTAAGGTGCAAAAAATGATTACTCCTCCATGTGAAACCCCAAAGCAAGCCTCAATAGGTCGGCTGTTTGCCGTGGGTATTGATGTAGGTTGTGAGAAGTGTAGTATAAGTGTACTTCGCCCTGACAAAACAGTAGTCATCAAGCCTCTCGAATTTACTAATGACGCGCAAGGTTATGCTTTTGTGCTGACTAAGCTCGAAAGTTTAGGGGTAATACCAGCTCAAATCACCATCGGCTTGGAAGCGACTGGACGTTACTGGGAAAACTTGTATCACTATCTAGCCAGATTGGGTTATAATTTAATTCTTTTACATCCGGTCCAAACCCATCAGTTCGCACAACGTCGTGGTTTACGGGCTAAAACTGATGCCTTGGATGCTGGAACGATTGCCAGGGTAGTCCTAAGCGATGAGGCTCGACCAGCTTATGTGCCAGGTGATTTGGTGGCGACCTATCGCGAATTAGTTCGGCTTCATTCCAACCTAGCCGATGAAATTGGTCGCTATCGAAATGAAATTCACGCCTTACTTTTTGTTATATATTCCAGAATATACTCAGGTCTTTGCTGACCCCTGCCGCCCCACTGCCCTGTCCTTATTAAAGCTATATCCTAGCCGTCAAGCAATTGCAGAAGTTCCTATAGGAATTCTAAGTGCTAAACTCATTGAATTAAGTAACGGTCATTATGGTTTGAAAACCGCTGAACGGCTACTTACATTGAGTAAAAAATCTGCCAGTAGTGGGCTTGCCAGTAATGCCCGTGCCCATGGCTTAGTGATTTTGTGCGACCAATTGCTACATACCCAGGCTAACCTTGAGATTTTAGAAAGTGAAATTGCTCAACTACTGCAAAAAGATGAAGCAGCCAAGAAGTTGGCTGAAATCCCCGAATTTGGACCAAAAACCATCGCAGGGTTACGGGCAGAGCTAGGCGAAGTTGGACGTTTTACCAATTGTAATCAGGTGGTGGCCTACGCTGGGCTAGATTTAACCGTGAAGGAAAGCGGAAAATGGAAAGGCAAGGTGAAACTTTCCAAGCGTGGCAGTGGTCGGTTGCGGCGCCTGTTATACATGGTGGCATTAGTCAGTTTGCGTCTTAAAGTATCTGCCTTTGGGGACTATTACCGCGAATTAAGGAAGCGTGGCATGAATGGGCGCAGTGCATTGATGGCGGTTATGCGTAAGATGTTAATCACAGCTTACTCTTTGTTAAAGAACGACAGCACCTTCGACCCGAAAAAAGTCTGGATCGGTGCTAAGTTTGTGGCCAAAGAGTTACCATTGGTTGCTCAGGTGGCTTGACAAACTACGATGGCTTCTTTGTACCTAACTGTTACTACCTAAAACTATTATATAAGTCGAGCTTAGCAGAGATCTGTTCCTTCCTTTTTATTTGCTTGTTAAAGTCCTATTTTTGTTCAAACTCTGTCTAAGGGCATATGTTTCGGTTGTGCGCTATAATACAACAATTAAAAAACAGGAGGAATAAAAAGCGATGCCAAAGATAAAGAGACTCGGTGCGCTGGCAGCAAATTTTTTATTAGTTCTGATGTTGCTTGGCGCATGTGGTGATAACAATACCGCGACCCCCTCTCCTCTAGCCACAACTACTGCGGCTACGACTATTATAACAACACCTGTAACTACCAACACTAATACGACTGTCACTACCACAACCAACGCGGCACCCGCAGCGGCATGGACGCAAGACGGGGTTTGTTATTCACTATTTGTGCGCAGTTTTTTTGATAGTAACGGGGATGGCAACGGGGATTTGCAAGGTGTTATAGCAAAGCTGGATTATCTGAATGATGGCAAATCCGGTTCTTCCAAAAGTCTGGGAGTCAATTGCATCTGGCTATTGCCGGTAACAGAATCACCTACTTATCATGGCTACGACACCACCGATTATTACAAAATTAACCCGGACTACGGCACAAACGATGATTTTAAGAAGTTGGTACAGGAAGCGCATAAGCGCGGCATCAATGTTCTGGTGGACATGGTGTTCAATCATACCTCGATAAAGCATCCTTGGTTCCAACAAGCAGCAGCCGACCCCAAATCTCCTTACCGTAACTGGTACATTTTCAGCGATACCGATCCGGGTTATCCGGGTCCATTAGGTCAAGCATGGCATAAAAATCCATTAGGCGAGGGCTATTACTACGGTGTGTTTGATTCAAACCTACCCGATTTAAATCTGACCAACCCGGATGTTACTAAAGAGCTTTACAAAGTAACCGAATTTTGGATTAAAGAGATGGGTGTAGATGGCTTCCGTATGGATGCAATCAAGCATTTTATCGAGGATGGGCAGAAGCAAGTGGATACCCCGCAAACTCACCAATGGTTGCGTGATTATCGCAAATACTACCTCTCGCTCAAGCCTGATTTTTATACCATCGGTGAGATTTCCGCAGGGTCATCGCTACTTGGTTACTATCCTGACCAACTGGACAGCTATTTCGAATTTTCGCTGGCTTTAAGTTTTGTAAATAGCGCCAAGCGTGGGCAAGCTTCCTTTGTAAACCTGATTAAAGATGCCAATAAGAACTGGCCTAACCAACGCTATGGTAGTTTTCTTACCAATCATGACCAGCCACGTATTATGGATGCGCTGGGAAATGATATGGCGATGATGAAGTTGGCAGCTACCGCTTATCTAACTTCAACAGGTTTGCCCTTTATCTATTACGGAGAGGAAATCGGGATGCTTGGGACAAAGCCGGATGAGCAAATTCGCACGCCTATGCAATGGAGTGGCGATTCAAAAGGCGGGTTTAGCACCGGTACACCCTGGGAACCGCTCAACCCGGATGTAGCGAAGGTCAATGTACAGACGCAGGATAGCGATTCCACTTCGTTACTAAACCTCTACCGCAAGCTGATTCAAATTAGGCGAACAACTCCAGCAGTAGCGCAGGGCGATTATACCCCGCTCAACTCTAATTATTACAAAGTAGCTACCTATTTACGTCACGCCGAGAATAGCGATGTGCTAGTAGTGCTGAATATGAGTGACCAACCTATCACCGACCTGAAGCTAGATATAGATAAATCCAGTCTTGCCTCTGGTCAGTATAGCCCCACCTTACTAATGAGTCTGGATGGCACTAATCCTGCCCTTGCGCCGCTCACCGTTCAAGCGAACGGTGCAATCGTTGGGTATGCCCCATTGGCAAATATTCCCGCAACCAGCGGTTATATCATCAAGCTCAAATAAATTGAGAGCCTTGCATAAGCATCAAAATAGGCAAACCCCCGGCTGCGGGTTTGCCTCCAAATCATTTAGTCGAACTTAGTATAACCGCGCCTTGTAAAGACGCGGCAACTTTCTAATTGTTCAATTCGTGTATCAGACGCAAGCCTTGCAGTGTCAAATCCTGATCTACTACATCAATTACACCGGGCGCACCATCTGAAACAATCTCTGCCAGACCACCGGTAGCAATCACTTTTACTCTGGTTTCATTTGGATTGTATAATTCTTCTAACTCGGTTCGAAAACGGCGCACTAACCCTTCTACCAAGCCGATATAGCCATACATTATGCCAGATTGCATGCTGGCGGTCGTATTTTTACCAATAGCATTGGCTGGAGGAATCAATTCCACCCGATAAAGTCGGCTGGCTAACTGAAATAAGGCTTCGGCAGCAATACCAATACCGGGCGCAATTGCGCCGCCTAAATATTCACCGTTGGCTGAAAGCGCATCAAAGGTAGTGGCAGTACCAAAATCAATCACCACCGCAGGACCACCGTAGTAATGGAATGCCGCCACCGCGTTTACAATGCGGTCTGCGCCGACCTCACGTGGATTCTCATAGCGCACCGCCACTCCGGTTTTGATACCCGGTTCAACCACCAACGCTTTATCCTTAAAATAGGTTTCCGCCATTTCAACCAGAGCATTTGTCAAAGGTGGTACTACGCTACTGATTACAACCGAGTGCACTTCTTTAGGATTTATACCACGATGCTCCAGCAGAGTTAAAAACATCAAGCCCCATTCATCCGGCATACGCCGACGTTCAGTTTGGACACGCCAGCTAGCTTTAAGCTCATCACCGATGAAAACACCGACTACTACATTGGTGTTACCCACATCAATTGCCAGCAGCACGTTATCTCCTCCTATTGGCTCACAGAATATTTTGGAAAATGTATGCTCAATTATACAATACTCTGCGGCATTGAAGCAGGTTATATCCGCATCAGTTCAGGAATAAAAAAAAGACCGTGAAGACTAAGCAGGCAAGCCTGTCGGTCTTTACGGTCAGTGTTGGTTTAGAACAGGGTTATCAGCACAAGCCAGTTCGTGCTAATACTACTTTACCGTATGAGCTTGTAAATTCCATTACAAAGGCGGCTAGCGTAATTACGGTTGTGTCATTTTTTAACGAGTTTTTAACGAAAGTCAATCTAATTGATATCATCCGTTTTTAACTTTCTGAATCATAACAAAGAATGCATTACTGACGAAAAGCCATACATTTATCACCGAAGGATTGCTAACATTATTCTATTTTCAGAGAATTATTTAACAAAATTATAAGATTTAAATAGACCATTATGATGCTATAATACTTAATAATTATGGAGAATAAACTACTAAAAATTGCATCCAGTTTTATTTTAACTATCTGCCTTTTCATCTTCGGTGCGAACACTGTTTTCGCCAATGGCGGTACCATCATCTTTGCGCAGGATGTGGGACCATTTAACGTTATCGTATCTCGCAGCCCTACTCCGCCTACCATTGGCGCTTCTGTACATTTGAGCATTCTCATTACCAAAGCCAGCAATCCCCAGAAAGTTACAGATGCCACTGTTATTGTAAATCCAGCTATGCCGGGTATGGATATGCCGGGTGTGACTCCGGTTCGAGCTTATCGCGGTCAAACCGAAAACACCTATGATGTGGATATTCCGGTGAACATGGAAGGGCAGTGGACTTATAATATTCAGGTTATCAGCCCTCAACTAGGCGAAAGTAATTTTCCCGTGAAAGACAAAGTTGAGAAAGCCGACGCACCTTGGATTATTATCATTGCGATTCTGGTAGGCTTACCTATAATGGCGGGCGTGACATGGTTCCTTCTTTTCCGTAAAACTTCTTCGGACGATGAAGACGAGGAAAAGACAATTTCTGAGCCGACACCCGAAAGTAAAAAACGCTAACCTATTTAAACTGGGAAGGAAATCTCAGTGGCAAATAAAAGAGTTATTCAACTTCAACCCATCTTTGATTCCACCGATATTAGTAATGCACATCCTCGAAGAGGTGAACCTGATAAGGAAAATCACGGTTTTGACCTACTTGGAATTCGCTGGTTGCGGAAAATAATGCTGTGGAAACACACCCGCAGCGTTTTTCAGACCGTTCTATTACTTTTTTCGGTTATGATTATTCTGGATGGCTTCCTAGGTGAACAATTTGCCCCCAAAAATGTCGCCACTACCCTGAGTTGGATTGATTACCGCATGATTTTGGCGCTGAGTGTATTGGTAATCGGCGGGGTTTTTTGCATGAGTTGCCCTTTTGTGCTGGTAAGTCGCCAGATACAAAAGCGAATCGGGCGTAATCTGCCCTTTCCTCACTTCCTGCGAAACAAATGGCTTCCCACCATCTTGCTGTTGCTTATTCTCTATTGCTACGAGGTTTTCAGCTTGTGGAGCAATCCATTATTGACGGCAGTTGTGACACTGGTATATTTTGGTGGGGCGGTTGCGGTGGATAGCGTTTATAAAGGCAACGCCTTTTGCAAATACGTCTGCCCGTTAGGTTTATTTACTCAGGCATATTCGATGGTAGCCCCCACCGAAGTCAAGAGCAAATCTTTCACCTTTTGCCACGACCATTGCAAAGGTAAGGAATGTATAAACGGCAATAGCGGCAAGCAAATCACCGGTTGCCAAACTTTTCTGTATCTTGGTACAAAGACCAGTAATATGGATTGTAGCTATTGTCTGGACTGTATTCGGGCTTGCCCTCACGACAATATTGCTCTACAGGTGCGTCCGGTTACCCAAGAGCTAAAGGGAAATCTCAAAAAGCGGGACTTTTCTCTAGCAGTGATGGCGTTACTAATCTCGTTTGCCTCGCTGTTCAACGCAGCAGGAATGATTGCACCGGTACAGGAGTTTGAACGCTCCTTTGCTGAAACTCTCGGTTTGAAAGATACGATTATAACCTATACCTTGATGTTCTTGTTTGGTTTGGTGGTAGTACCTTTAACTCTGGGATGGTTGGCAAGCCTGCTCACTAGAACGTTGGCTAATACTAACGATACCTTGCACAACATCTTCAAACGCTACGCGCTAGGACTTTTTCCGGTAAGTTTCGGGATGTGGATTGCACATTATCTTTATCACTTTCTAATCGGTGGCTTGGGTATCATACCCGCTTTCCAGAATTTTTTTGTAAAGATGGGAATACCTGTCTTCGGGCAACCCGATTGGGCAATCTCAACTGTAATTCCCCGCGACTGGCTAGGGGCAATCACCCCAATGCAAGTGCTGATTGTTTACGTAGGTTTTATGGTCAGTGGGGTTAGTATTTGGCAAATCAGCCATAAAATGTATAAGCGCAAGGTAGCCGGTAAGGCAGCGTTACCTTTCTTATTTTTAACATTGCTAATTGCGGTATTCGGAATCCTCATTTTGCTACAGCCGATGCAGGCACGCGGTACTTTCGGAGCATGATAGCGCCCGCGAAACAGGCGCGATTAGAAGCGCTTCAGAACAAAACCATTCGGTTGGAACTAAAAATTAAAAGACTCAAAGCTGCAAATGAGCGTTTTTTGTGGATACGCACGCTCCTTTTTTTCGGATCAATCCTGTTGGCAAGTATTGCCGGGTATAGTTGGGGTATTTGGCTGGCATTGTCAGTTTTAGCGCTGTCACTGATACCCTTCGTCTTGATTGTGCGAATAAACCAACGATTTGATAAGTCAATCGAACGCTATAACGGCTGGATGCGCCTTACCCGACAGGATATAGCCCGAATCCGCCTTGCTTGGTCTGGTATCCCCTCCTTTAAAATTCCGGCTCTCTCCGGCTTTGACCATCCTTTTGATAGAGACCTCGATATTTGTGGCGATTTTTCGCTACATCAATTAATTAACACTGCCTATACTCAGGAAGGCAGTTTGCGCTTGCGTGATTGGCTTTTACAAACCAACCCTTGCATAGAAGAAATCCAGAAACGTCAGAAA contains:
- a CDS encoding alpha-amylase family glycosyl hydrolase, producing MPKIKRLGALAANFLLVLMLLGACGDNNTATPSPLATTTAATTIITTPVTTNTNTTVTTTTNAAPAAAWTQDGVCYSLFVRSFFDSNGDGNGDLQGVIAKLDYLNDGKSGSSKSLGVNCIWLLPVTESPTYHGYDTTDYYKINPDYGTNDDFKKLVQEAHKRGINVLVDMVFNHTSIKHPWFQQAAADPKSPYRNWYIFSDTDPGYPGPLGQAWHKNPLGEGYYYGVFDSNLPDLNLTNPDVTKELYKVTEFWIKEMGVDGFRMDAIKHFIEDGQKQVDTPQTHQWLRDYRKYYLSLKPDFYTIGEISAGSSLLGYYPDQLDSYFEFSLALSFVNSAKRGQASFVNLIKDANKNWPNQRYGSFLTNHDQPRIMDALGNDMAMMKLAATAYLTSTGLPFIYYGEEIGMLGTKPDEQIRTPMQWSGDSKGGFSTGTPWEPLNPDVAKVNVQTQDSDSTSLLNLYRKLIQIRRTTPAVAQGDYTPLNSNYYKVATYLRHAENSDVLVVLNMSDQPITDLKLDIDKSSLASGQYSPTLLMSLDGTNPALAPLTVQANGAIVGYAPLANIPATSGYIIKLK
- a CDS encoding type III pantothenate kinase is translated as MLLAIDVGNTNVVVGVFIGDELKASWRVQTERRRMPDEWGLMFLTLLEHRGINPKEVHSVVISSVVPPLTNALVEMAETYFKDKALVVEPGIKTGVAVRYENPREVGADRIVNAVAAFHYYGGPAVVIDFGTATTFDALSANGEYLGGAIAPGIGIAAEALFQLASRLYRVELIPPANAIGKNTTASMQSGIMYGYIGLVEGLVRRFRTELEELYNPNETRVKVIATGGLAEIVSDGAPGVIDVVDQDLTLQGLRLIHELNN
- a CDS encoding 4Fe-4S binding protein; protein product: MANKRVIQLQPIFDSTDISNAHPRRGEPDKENHGFDLLGIRWLRKIMLWKHTRSVFQTVLLLFSVMIILDGFLGEQFAPKNVATTLSWIDYRMILALSVLVIGGVFCMSCPFVLVSRQIQKRIGRNLPFPHFLRNKWLPTILLLLILYCYEVFSLWSNPLLTAVVTLVYFGGAVAVDSVYKGNAFCKYVCPLGLFTQAYSMVAPTEVKSKSFTFCHDHCKGKECINGNSGKQITGCQTFLYLGTKTSNMDCSYCLDCIRACPHDNIALQVRPVTQELKGNLKKRDFSLAVMALLISFASLFNAAGMIAPVQEFERSFAETLGLKDTIITYTLMFLFGLVVVPLTLGWLASLLTRTLANTNDTLHNIFKRYALGLFPVSFGMWIAHYLYHFLIGGLGIIPAFQNFFVKMGIPVFGQPDWAISTVIPRDWLGAITPMQVLIVYVGFMVSGVSIWQISHKMYKRKVAGKAALPFLFLTLLIAVFGILILLQPMQARGTFGA